One part of the Mariniflexile litorale genome encodes these proteins:
- a CDS encoding DCC1-like thiol-disulfide oxidoreductase family protein: MTNITDLPNHKKLILFDGVCNLCNTSVQYVIKHDQNNIFMFAALQSDAGLQVIKKQQIDTIKIDSILLYTPGRGIDYKSTAALKIAYYLGFPQNLLTVFFIIPTFIRNWVYDYIAKNRYKWYGKKKSCWIPTPELRSKFLD; this comes from the coding sequence ATGACAAATATAACTGATTTACCCAATCATAAAAAGCTCATATTATTCGACGGTGTTTGTAACCTATGCAACACATCGGTGCAATATGTTATAAAACATGACCAAAATAATATTTTTATGTTTGCTGCTTTACAAAGTGATGCTGGTCTACAGGTTATTAAAAAACAGCAAATAGACACCATTAAAATAGATTCTATTTTGTTATATACGCCGGGAAGAGGCATCGATTACAAATCTACAGCTGCATTAAAAATAGCATACTATTTAGGGTTTCCACAAAATTTACTGACAGTGTTTTTTATAATCCCTACTTTTATTCGGAATTGGGTTTACGATTATATTGCAAAAAATCGTTACAAATGGTATGGCAAAAAAAAATCTTGTTGGATACCTACACCTGAATTAAGGAGTAAGTTTTTAGATTAA
- a CDS encoding DNA mismatch repair protein MutS, whose translation MIHIHEKTLQDLEFSTVLKQVSEHCITVLGNEKALDITPFSTKELLLNNLQLTNEYLSTFYNDNHIPNHGFDTITKEIQLLRIENTYLEVHGLKKIVSISLTTNEIVKFLKKFEDYYPSLNQFASHIELTKIIIEKVDAIVDRFGDIKDNASPLLFDLRQNINKVKGQINQSFTSALNMYHGLEYLDDIRESVVDNRRVLAVKAMYRRKVKGSIMGSSKTGSIVYMEPETTLKYSRELNNLEFEENEEVVRILKELTNFIRPFLPLLENYQDFLVAMDVISAKAKYARSMNAILPEISEDRSMHLRDAYHPLLYLNNLKKKEKTFPQTIELQQDSRIIVISGPNAGGKSITLKTVGLLQVMLQSGMLIPVHERSKVCLFDRILSDIGDNQSIENHLSTYSYRLKQMNYFLKKCNKNTLFLIDEFGTGSDPELGGALAETFLEEFYHREAFGIITTHYANLKILANELPFMLNANMLFDEKTLEPLYKLLIGQAGSSFTFEVAQKNGIPFGLINRAKKKIERSKVRFDATIAKLQKERSKLEKTGESLKLNEKKKIKEADKLEETNAKIQKKLESYQELYDSNQRLVYLGQKVNDIAEKFFDTKQKKPLMDELFKLVQIENSKRKKVTVKEKKVIKAKEIQVKQEAEKVVTVIREKKKEAKIKAIQAPKPKVSLKIGDRVRMQEGRAIGSIDKIEKNKAVVNYGIFTTNVSVDQLELVEAKK comes from the coding sequence ATGATTCACATTCACGAAAAAACATTACAAGATTTAGAGTTTTCTACAGTTTTAAAACAAGTTAGCGAACATTGCATTACCGTTTTAGGAAATGAAAAGGCTTTAGATATAACGCCTTTTAGCACCAAAGAATTGCTCCTAAATAATTTACAATTAACAAACGAATATCTATCCACTTTTTATAACGATAATCACATCCCTAATCATGGTTTTGATACTATAACTAAAGAAATCCAGCTTTTACGCATTGAAAACACCTATTTAGAAGTTCATGGTCTAAAAAAAATTGTTTCTATTTCATTAACAACCAATGAAATTGTTAAGTTTTTAAAAAAGTTTGAAGATTACTACCCAAGTCTAAACCAATTTGCTTCTCACATAGAACTTACTAAAATCATTATAGAAAAAGTAGATGCTATTGTAGACCGTTTTGGAGACATCAAAGACAATGCATCTCCATTACTTTTTGATTTAAGGCAAAATATCAATAAAGTAAAAGGACAAATAAATCAAAGTTTTACTTCCGCTTTAAATATGTATCATGGCCTTGAATACTTAGATGATATTCGGGAATCGGTGGTGGACAACAGACGTGTTTTAGCTGTAAAAGCCATGTACCGTCGAAAAGTTAAAGGGTCTATTATGGGAAGTAGTAAAACGGGCAGCATTGTATACATGGAGCCTGAAACTACCTTAAAATATTCACGTGAACTCAATAATTTAGAATTTGAAGAAAATGAAGAAGTCGTTCGTATTTTAAAAGAGTTAACTAATTTTATACGTCCGTTTTTACCACTTTTAGAAAATTATCAAGATTTTTTAGTCGCCATGGATGTCATTTCTGCGAAAGCAAAATATGCACGTTCTATGAATGCTATTCTTCCTGAGATTTCAGAAGATAGAAGCATGCACTTACGAGATGCCTACCATCCACTACTTTATTTAAACAATTTAAAAAAGAAGGAAAAAACGTTTCCGCAGACTATAGAATTACAACAAGACAGCCGCATCATTGTTATTTCTGGTCCGAATGCGGGAGGAAAAAGCATCACTTTAAAAACAGTGGGGTTATTACAAGTGATGTTGCAAAGCGGCATGCTTATACCTGTACACGAACGTAGCAAAGTATGTTTATTTGATAGGATTTTGAGTGATATTGGTGATAATCAATCTATTGAAAACCACTTAAGTACTTATAGCTACCGATTGAAACAAATGAATTATTTTCTAAAGAAATGCAATAAAAACACTCTTTTTTTAATTGATGAATTTGGAACAGGAAGTGACCCCGAACTTGGAGGCGCTCTAGCGGAAACCTTTTTAGAAGAATTTTACCATCGGGAAGCCTTTGGTATTATTACCACACATTACGCTAACCTAAAAATACTGGCAAACGAACTCCCTTTTATGCTGAATGCCAATATGCTTTTCGACGAAAAAACCTTAGAGCCTTTATATAAACTGCTTATTGGACAAGCTGGAAGTAGTTTTACTTTTGAAGTAGCTCAAAAAAACGGTATTCCTTTCGGATTGATAAATCGTGCCAAAAAGAAAATTGAAAGAAGCAAAGTTCGCTTTGATGCCACCATTGCCAAACTTCAAAAGGAACGTTCAAAACTTGAAAAAACAGGAGAATCTTTAAAATTAAACGAAAAGAAAAAGATTAAAGAAGCTGATAAGCTAGAGGAAACGAATGCCAAAATTCAAAAGAAACTAGAAAGCTATCAAGAACTATACGATAGCAACCAGCGCCTCGTTTATTTAGGACAAAAAGTAAATGATATTGCTGAAAAATTTTTCGATACTAAACAAAAAAAACCTTTAATGGACGAGCTTTTTAAGTTAGTTCAAATAGAAAATTCTAAACGAAAAAAAGTAACTGTAAAAGAAAAAAAGGTAATAAAAGCAAAAGAAATACAAGTTAAGCAAGAAGCTGAAAAAGTAGTTACTGTTATTCGTGAAAAGAAAAAAGAAGCTAAAATAAAAGCCATTCAAGCACCTAAACCAAAAGTGTCTTTAAAAATTGGTGATAGAGTTCGTATGCAAGAGGGTCGTGCTATTGGAAGCATCGATAAAATTGAAAAAAATAAAGCCGTTGTTAATTATGGTATATTCACAACAAATGTGAGTGTTGACCAATTGGAGCTTGTTGAAGCTAAAAAATAA
- a CDS encoding tRNA-(ms[2]io[6]A)-hydroxylase, which yields MLHLKLETDPRWVDIVESNIEEILTDHAWCEQKAATNAISIITLNSEYPDLVSDLLELAQEELEHFQMVHNIIKKRGYKLGRERKDSYVNELYKFMNKGGNRLQCMVDRLLFSAMIEARSCERFKLLSKEIKDPELSKFYYDLMVSEAGHYTLFINYARKYGKDIDVDKRWKDLVAFESEIIKNYGKNETIHG from the coding sequence ATGCTTCATTTAAAGTTAGAAACCGACCCGCGTTGGGTAGATATTGTAGAATCGAATATTGAAGAAATACTAACCGATCACGCTTGGTGCGAACAAAAAGCGGCTACCAATGCTATTTCAATAATTACTCTCAATTCTGAATACCCCGATTTGGTAAGCGATTTATTAGAACTCGCTCAAGAAGAATTAGAACATTTTCAAATGGTACATAATATTATTAAAAAACGCGGTTATAAATTAGGCAGAGAACGTAAAGACAGCTACGTAAACGAACTTTATAAATTCATGAATAAAGGTGGAAACCGCTTGCAATGTATGGTAGACAGACTTTTGTTCTCTGCTATGATTGAAGCTAGAAGTTGTGAACGTTTCAAACTATTATCAAAAGAAATTAAAGACCCTGAACTTTCTAAATTTTATTATGATTTAATGGTGAGCGAAGCTGGACACTATACACTTTTTATAAACTACGCCCGAAAATACGGTAAAGATATAGATGTTGACAAACGTTGGAAAGACCTCGTAGCATTTGAAAGTGAAATAATAAAAAACTACGGTAAAAATGAAACCATTCACGGATAA
- the recG gene encoding ATP-dependent DNA helicase RecG produces MTTKLQTPIDYLKGVGPNRADLLRKELGIHTYQDLLNLFPNRYIDRTQYYKINQLQQNNADIQVIGKIVAFKEVEQKRGKRLVATFQDDTGVMELVWFRGQKWIRDNLKLNTTYVIFGKTNLFGGKFNMPHPEVELHEEHEKNLRSAMQPVYPSTEKLSNKGLTNRVIIKIIQELFLETGGRFTETLSENMRSELKLIKKSDALFNVHFPKSQELLARAQFRLKFEELFYIQFQLIIKNLIHKSKIKGFPFEHVGNYFTNFFSNHLPFELTNAQKRVLKEIRADLGSNAQMNRLLQGDVGSGKTIVAFMSMLMALDNGFQACLMAPTEILSVQHYNGLLELCNNLNISIKILTGSSTTSERKKIHAALENGDLQLLIGTHALLEDKVKFKNLGLAIIDEQHRFGVAQRSKLWHKNTSPPHVLVMTATPIPRTLAMSVYGDLDISVIDELPAGRKPIKTVHRYDKNRLNVFKFIRDEIAKGRQIYIVYPLIQESEKMDYKDLMDGYESVSRDFPMPKYQISIVHGKMKPADKDFEMQRFIKGETQIMVATTVIEVGVNVPNASVMIIESAERFGLSQLHQLRGRVGRGAEQSYCILMTSHKLSADSKTRLETMVRTSDGFEIAEVDLRLRGPGDIMGTQQSGILNLKIADIIKDKDILQSARFYAKKLLKDDPKLSNPENKVILDTYRALSKYKNIWNYIS; encoded by the coding sequence ATGACTACCAAACTTCAAACTCCCATAGATTACTTAAAAGGTGTTGGCCCTAACAGAGCCGATTTGCTACGTAAGGAGTTAGGTATTCATACCTATCAAGATTTATTAAATTTATTTCCTAATAGGTACATAGACCGTACACAGTACTACAAAATTAATCAACTGCAACAAAACAATGCCGATATACAAGTTATTGGTAAAATAGTAGCTTTTAAAGAAGTGGAACAAAAAAGAGGCAAGCGTTTGGTTGCTACCTTTCAAGACGATACAGGCGTCATGGAATTGGTTTGGTTTCGGGGACAAAAATGGATTCGTGATAATTTAAAACTAAACACCACCTATGTGATTTTTGGTAAAACGAATCTATTTGGCGGAAAATTCAATATGCCGCACCCCGAGGTAGAATTACACGAAGAGCATGAAAAAAACTTACGATCTGCCATGCAACCTGTATATCCTTCAACCGAAAAACTTTCCAACAAAGGACTTACCAACCGTGTTATTATCAAAATTATTCAAGAGTTATTTCTAGAAACGGGAGGCCGATTTACAGAAACACTTTCTGAAAATATGCGCTCAGAATTAAAATTAATTAAAAAAAGTGATGCGCTTTTTAATGTGCATTTTCCAAAGAGTCAAGAGCTCTTAGCAAGAGCTCAATTTCGGTTGAAATTTGAAGAGCTTTTCTATATTCAGTTTCAACTTATCATCAAAAATTTAATTCATAAATCGAAAATAAAAGGCTTTCCTTTTGAACATGTTGGAAATTATTTTACCAACTTTTTCAGCAACCATTTACCCTTCGAATTAACCAATGCACAGAAACGTGTTTTAAAAGAAATTCGAGCCGATTTAGGGAGCAATGCCCAAATGAATCGATTACTACAAGGCGATGTGGGTTCTGGAAAGACCATAGTAGCCTTCATGTCAATGTTAATGGCACTTGACAACGGTTTTCAAGCTTGCTTAATGGCTCCGACTGAAATTCTGTCAGTCCAACACTATAACGGTTTACTTGAACTATGTAATAACTTGAATATCAGCATAAAAATACTTACTGGTTCAAGCACTACTTCAGAAAGAAAAAAAATTCATGCTGCTTTAGAAAATGGCGATTTACAGCTGCTAATCGGCACCCATGCCTTGTTAGAAGACAAGGTCAAATTTAAGAATTTAGGTCTCGCTATCATCGATGAGCAGCACCGTTTTGGGGTGGCTCAACGCAGTAAATTATGGCATAAAAACACCTCGCCTCCACATGTTTTAGTCATGACGGCCACCCCTATTCCGCGTACCTTGGCGATGTCCGTTTATGGCGATTTAGACATCTCGGTTATTGATGAATTACCTGCCGGAAGAAAGCCTATAAAAACGGTTCATAGGTATGATAAAAACCGATTGAATGTTTTTAAATTTATTAGAGATGAAATTGCTAAAGGTCGACAAATTTACATCGTCTATCCACTCATTCAAGAAAGTGAAAAAATGGATTATAAAGATTTAATGGATGGTTACGAAAGTGTTTCACGCGATTTCCCCATGCCCAAATATCAAATTTCCATTGTTCATGGAAAAATGAAACCTGCCGATAAAGATTTTGAGATGCAACGTTTCATTAAAGGCGAAACGCAAATTATGGTAGCCACCACCGTTATTGAAGTGGGCGTAAATGTACCCAATGCTTCGGTAATGATTATCGAAAGTGCAGAACGTTTTGGTTTATCTCAACTTCATCAACTCCGTGGTCGTGTGGGTCGTGGTGCCGAACAGAGCTATTGTATATTAATGACAAGCCACAAACTAAGTGCCGATAGCAAAACCCGCTTAGAAACGATGGTAAGAACTAGCGATGGTTTTGAAATTGCCGAGGTAGATTTACGCTTACGTGGCCCAGGAGATATTATGGGAACGCAACAAAGTGGTATTTTAAACCTTAAAATTGCCGACATTATAAAAGATAAAGATATTTTACAAAGTGCCCGGTTTTATGCTAAAAAGCTACTTAAAGACGACCCTAAATTATCCAATCCAGAAAATAAAGTTATTTTAGATACCTACAGGGCTTTAAGTAAGTATAAAAACATTTGGAATTATATTTCTTAA